From one Rosa rugosa chromosome 4, drRosRugo1.1, whole genome shotgun sequence genomic stretch:
- the LOC133744029 gene encoding blue copper protein-like yields the protein MACIGARIVGLVLVFGMVMMPSLAKDYTVGDTSGWATGVDYTTWTSDKTFAVGDNLAFNYGSGHTVDEVSGSDYKSCTTGNSITSDSSGATTIPLKTAGTHYFICGVVGHCGMGMKLSVTVGSGSPTDAPAGNGASTPPSTDGSNTTVDTPAVTTPTATSTGLGTSLSSSPIMALMTIAGVVLSVLVLS from the exons ATGGCATGCATAGGAGCCAGAATTGTGGGTTTAGTCCTTGTTTTTGGCATGGTCATGATGCCAAGCTTGGCCAAAGACTACACTGTTGGAGACACCTCTGGCTGGGCTACTGGTGTTGATTACACCACTTGGACTAGTGACAAGACCTTCGCAGTCGGCGATAACCTAG CGTTCAACTATGGAAGTGGGCACACAGTGGATGAAGTGAGTGGTAGTGACTACAAGTCTTGCACAACAGGCAACTCAATCACTAGTGACAGCAGCGGTGCCACCACCATTCCTCTCAAGACTGCTGGAACTCATTACTTCATTTGTGGCGTTGTTGGGCATTGTGGGATGGGCATGAAGCTCTCTGTGACCGTTGGATCAGGATCACCCACCGATGCGCCAGCTGGCAATGGTGCATCAACGCCGCCTTCCACAGACGGTAGCAACACCACGGTTGACACTCCGGCAGTGACCACACCCACAGCCACATCCACTGGTCTAGGAACTAGTCTCTCTAGCTCTCCTATTATGGCTTTGATGACTATTGCTGGGGTTGTTTTGAGTGTGTTGGTGCTTTCATAA
- the LOC133707037 gene encoding 28 kDa ribonucleoprotein, chloroplastic, whose amino-acid sequence MALLHQPLAPLPCLQNPHHLPKHKPTTLSVSGPLFSLSLSLSHTHHAPTSSIRTKKLESFVLQFSSTAQEEAIGENPLLVEPETEVFSDTRLLAQNVPWTCTPEDIRTMFEKYGTVVDVELAMYNKTRNRGLAFVTMASPEEARVALNGLESTEMDGRIIRMAYAKPKKKKIPPPMPSKDITFNLYVENLSYEVRAKDLREFFTSEGTDIVNAEVVFEGNPRRSAGYAFVSFKSKKEAEAALATFHGKLFMGRKIRVARSKQFVKVPTVKEPAVESSESGDNATELSSTSEQVIADDSDKK is encoded by the exons ATGGCTTTGCTTCATCAACCTCTAGCACCTCTACCTTGTCTGCAAAACCCACACCACCTCCCCAAACACAAACCCACAACTCTCTCTGTTTCCGGGCCTCttttctcactctctctttccTTATCTCACACCCACCACGCTCCCACCTCTTCAATCAGGACCAAAAAGCTTGAATCTTTCGTGCTCCAATTCTCCTCCACAGCCCAGGAAGAAGCCATTGGAGAAAACCCACTTCTTGTGGAGCCAGAAACTGAAGTGTTCTCTGACACAAGATTGCTTGCCCAGAATGTGCCTTGGACTTGTACCCCTGAAGACATTAGGACCATGTTCGAGAAGTACGGCACCGTCGTCGACGTTGAG CTTGCTATGTATAACAAGACCAGAAACAGGGGATTGGCGTTTGTGACTATGGCTTCACCAGAGGAGGCTCGTGTGGCTCTCAATGGTCTCGAATCGACT GAAATGGACGGTCGTATAATAAGGATGGCTTATGCCaagccaaaaaagaagaagattccCCCTCCTATGCCATCTAAGGACATAACATTTAATTTGTATGTGGAAAATTTGTCATACGAAGTAAGGGCTAAAGATCTCAGGGAGTTTTTTACTTCAGAGGGTACTGATATTGTTAACGCAGAGGTGGTATTCGAAGGTAATCCTAGAAGGTCCGCTGGATATGCATTTGTGAGCTTCAAGTCCAAGAAAGAGGCTGAGGCTGCCCTTGCTACTTTCCACGGGAAG TTGTTTATGGGAAGAAAAATTCGTGTGGCACGTAGTAAACAATTTGTTAAAGTACCAACAGTTAAAGAACCAGCAGTAGAGAGTTCAGAGTCAGGTGATAATGCTACTGAACTGAGTTCTACTTCGGAGCAAGTGATAGCAGATGACAGTGATAAGAAGTGA